The Benincasa hispida cultivar B227 chromosome 11, ASM972705v1, whole genome shotgun sequence genome has a segment encoding these proteins:
- the LOC120089855 gene encoding UDP-glycosyltransferase 73C6-like gives MAASKSKQSLPHFVLFPLMAQGHLIPMADLAMLLSQNGVKITFITTPQNASRIHSLLSQSPFIQILQLPFPSTQPDIPQGCENFDSLPSLHLVPKFLTATSPLCRETEHLFLQLSPKPCCIVSDMALPWTIQLADKFNVPRLVFYSLSALYLLSMANLRATDFGQTIMAAADSELIIIPNLPEPIQVTKSQLIFTLDPVFLEWGNQMAKADRASYGFIVNSFDGLEPKYLEELKKSIGSDKVWCIGPVSLCNKDTTDKAKRGNKAAIDEQRCIEWLDRREPESVVYAALGSLCNVVAAQIIELGLALEASNRPFIWTIRQTKSTEKQVENWLAESGFEQRIKDRGLVVRGWAPQVLILSHPAVGGFVTHCGWNSTIEGISAGVPMVAWPLFADQIFNQKLIVGVLKIGVSVGVEKCSRWGVEEEIGVQVKMEAIRDAVQKVMSGEGQEMRRRVRELAVTAKTAMEEGGSSHLNLKLLIEDIIHQADSQQLQS, from the exons ATGGCGGCTTCCAAATCCAAACAATCACTTCCCCATTTCGTTCTCTTTCCTCTTATGGCTCAAGGCCATCTAATCCCCATGGCCGATCTCGCCATGCTTCTATCTCAAAATGGTGTAAAAATCACTTTCATCACAACCCCACAAAACGCTTCTCGAATTCACTCCCTTCTCTCTCAGTCTCCTTTTATCCAAATTCTTCAACTCCCATTCCCATCCACTCAACCAGACATTCCCCAGGGCTGCGAGAATTTCGATTCTTTGCCTTCACTTCACTTGGTCCCTAAATTCTTAACCGCAACTTCCCCCCTCTGTCGCGAAACAGAGCATTTATTTCTCCAATTGTCTCCCAAACCATGCTGTATTGTCTCCGACATGGCCTTGCCTTGGACAATTCAACTTGCCGACAAGTTTAATGTTCCTAGGCTTGTTTTCTACAGCTTGTCTGCTTTGTATCTTCTGTCTATGGCTAATTTACGAGCCACAGATTTTGGGCAGACAATCATGGCTGCAGCTGACTCTGAGCTAATTATTATCCCTAATTTGCCTGAACCAATTCAAGTCACCAAGTCTCAACTTATCTTCACTTTGGATCCTGTGTTCTTGGAGTGGGGGAATCAAATGGCTAAAGCTGACCGTGCTTCTTATGGGTTCATTGTGAATTCATTCGATGGGTTGGAGCCAAAATACCTGGAGGAGTTGAAGAAGTCAATAG GATCAGACAAAGTTTGGTGTATTGGGCCCGTTTCACTATGCAACAAAGACACAACTGACAAAGCGAAAAGAGGCAACAAAGCCGCCATTGACGAACAACGATGCATCGAGTGGTTGGACAGGCGTGAGCCAGAGTCAGTCGTATACGCCGCATTAGGCAGCTTATGCAACGTAGTAGCAGCGCAAATCATAGAGCTGGGGCTGGCACTAGAGGCATCCAACAGGCCATTTATTTGGACCATAAGACAAACCAAATCAACAGAAAAGCAAGTAGAAAATTGGCTGGCAGAGTCGGGGTTTGAACAGAGGATCAAAGATAGAGGCCTTGTGGTCCGCGGTTGGGCTCCCCAAGTGCTGATATTATCACATCCTGCAGTCGGTGGCTTTGTGACACATTGCGGTTGGAACTCGACCATCGAAGGGATCTCGGCTGGAGTGCCGATGGTGGCGTGGCCACTGTTCGCCGACCAGATATTCAACCAGAAGTTGATTGTTGGAGTGCTGAAAATTGGAGTGAGTGTGGGAGTGGAGAAGTGTTCTAGGTGGGGAGTTGAGGAAGAAATTGGGGTGCAAGTGAAAATGGAAGCCATTAGAGATGCAGTTCAGAAGGTGATGAGTGGAGAAGGGCAGGAGATGAGAAGAAGAGTGAGGGAATTAGCTGTAACAGCAAAGACCGCCATGGAAGAAGGAGGTTCTTCTCATCTCAATTTGAAGCTGTTGATTGAAGATATTATACATCAGGCAGATTCTCAGCAGCTCCAaagttag